The following proteins are co-located in the Paenibacillus sp. JNUCC32 genome:
- the cimA gene encoding citramalate synthase, giving the protein MSKSISIFDTTLRDGTQGEGISLSADDKVKIAKKLDALGVHYIEGGIPGSNSKDIEFFKRVQDLGLTSKVTAFGSTRRKGSIADQDANLLRILESGVSAATLVGKSWDFHVHTALQTTLEENLAMIYDSIAFLKRKGLEVIFDAEHFFDGFKNNPEYAVAVLSKAREAGADWLVMCDTNGGSLPHEISDIVTSLTGPLPGAPLGIHTHNDCELAVANTLSAVQAGVRHVQGTMNGYGERCGNANLCSIIPNLQLKLGYECIGDDNLRTLTNTARYISEIANVNMPVNQPYVGNAAFAHKGGIHVSAILRDSRTYEHIEPEKVGNKQRVLVSELAGQSNIVSKAQDMGLDFDPASEQSKHIIGKIKDLEHEGYQFEGADASLELLLREANGELKELFTFESFKMLVEKSAGQPVVSEAFVKVNVAGESIYTAAEGNGPVNALDNALRKALVQYFPTLKEMHLADYKVRVLDDKDATAAKVRVLIESKNFENAWNTVGVSSNVIEASWEALVDSMRYALLGQISPEQVHESAARQGLVNH; this is encoded by the coding sequence ATGTCTAAGTCCATTTCCATCTTTGATACGACACTTCGCGACGGAACCCAGGGCGAAGGAATCAGCTTGTCAGCGGACGACAAGGTCAAAATCGCCAAGAAGCTCGATGCTCTTGGTGTTCATTATATTGAAGGCGGTATCCCGGGAAGCAACAGCAAGGACATCGAATTTTTCAAAAGAGTCCAGGATCTCGGCTTAACCTCAAAAGTAACCGCTTTTGGCAGCACCCGGCGCAAAGGTTCCATTGCCGACCAGGATGCCAATCTGCTTCGCATTCTGGAATCCGGCGTTTCTGCCGCTACCTTGGTCGGGAAGTCTTGGGACTTCCACGTCCATACGGCGCTTCAAACGACACTCGAAGAGAATTTGGCCATGATTTATGATTCCATCGCTTTCCTGAAGCGGAAAGGCCTCGAGGTCATTTTTGATGCCGAGCACTTTTTTGACGGTTTCAAGAACAATCCGGAATATGCTGTTGCCGTATTGTCCAAGGCACGGGAAGCAGGCGCCGACTGGCTTGTCATGTGCGATACGAACGGCGGTAGTCTCCCGCACGAGATTTCGGACATTGTCACGTCGCTGACGGGTCCATTGCCTGGCGCTCCGCTCGGCATTCATACCCACAACGACTGCGAGCTTGCCGTTGCCAACACCCTAAGCGCCGTGCAGGCCGGTGTCCGGCACGTGCAGGGAACGATGAACGGATACGGGGAACGATGCGGGAACGCCAACCTGTGCTCCATCATTCCGAATCTGCAGCTGAAGCTCGGGTATGAGTGCATCGGTGACGACAACCTCCGCACGCTGACGAATACCGCACGGTATATCAGCGAAATCGCCAACGTTAACATGCCGGTTAACCAGCCGTATGTCGGCAACGCCGCCTTCGCCCATAAGGGGGGCATCCACGTTTCGGCGATCCTGCGCGATTCCAGAACGTACGAGCATATCGAACCGGAGAAGGTCGGAAACAAACAGCGCGTGCTGGTCTCCGAGCTCGCGGGGCAGAGCAATATCGTATCGAAGGCGCAGGACATGGGGCTTGACTTTGATCCGGCAAGCGAGCAATCCAAGCATATTATCGGTAAGATCAAGGATCTCGAGCATGAAGGTTATCAATTCGAAGGCGCAGACGCTTCCCTGGAGCTGCTTCTTCGGGAAGCGAACGGAGAGCTCAAGGAGCTGTTTACCTTCGAATCCTTCAAAATGCTGGTCGAGAAGTCGGCCGGACAGCCGGTCGTCTCCGAAGCCTTCGTCAAAGTCAACGTCGCCGGCGAGAGCATTTATACCGCTGCGGAAGGCAACGGTCCGGTCAATGCGCTCGATAATGCGCTGCGTAAAGCGCTGGTCCAATACTTCCCGACGCTCAAGGAAATGCATCTTGCCGACTATAAGGTGCGGGTGCTGGATGACAAGGATGCAACGGCAGCCAAGGTCCGGGTTCTGATCGAATCCAAGAACTTCGAGAATGCCTGGAACACTGTCGGGGTATCCAGCAATGTCATCGAGGCCAGCTGGGAAGCGCTGGTGGACAGTATGCGTTATGCGCTGCTCGGCCAGATTTCCCCGGAGCAAGTGCATGAGTCTGCGGCAAGGCAAGGCTTGGTAAATCATTAG
- a CDS encoding DUF294 nucleotidyltransferase-like domain-containing protein codes for MKPLKSVNLFPALSEIRKAATAQQLRDERIACQNQLIEMRSNMELREWIASVNTMHDLIGQRAAAICEQDMWEAGFGRPPARYAFVAFGSCGRQEATLWSDQDNGLIIGDELEEEALPFFREFGFRLANLLEYLGYPKCSGKVMCSEPLWSKRLGDWKNQISEWCGDRQWEPIRNFIIASDLRHISGDTELSEAWVDHFRSSVEQHPDIGHAVLRNTVKHKATLNVMGRIVTERFGEHAGEFDVKYGVYIPLVNSIRTMALQRGIIETSTQKRMEKVMLLEGGNLLLESVQRAFLTALRLRNDTPIRVEDGLITSSGYIPQEQLKNKTMQYELRDTLGVVRRVHRSLQREHRFAERRSP; via the coding sequence ATGAAACCTCTGAAATCCGTAAATCTGTTTCCGGCATTGTCGGAAATTCGGAAAGCAGCAACAGCCCAGCAATTACGAGATGAACGGATCGCTTGTCAGAACCAGCTCATCGAGATGCGCAGTAACATGGAGCTGAGAGAGTGGATCGCATCCGTGAATACGATGCACGATCTGATTGGACAGCGTGCCGCGGCAATCTGTGAGCAGGACATGTGGGAGGCTGGCTTTGGCCGGCCTCCTGCGCGTTATGCGTTCGTAGCTTTTGGCAGCTGCGGAAGGCAGGAAGCTACGCTGTGGAGCGATCAGGACAACGGTTTGATCATTGGCGATGAGCTGGAAGAGGAGGCGCTCCCCTTCTTTCGGGAATTTGGGTTTCGGCTGGCGAATCTGCTGGAATATCTCGGGTACCCGAAATGCTCCGGAAAAGTGATGTGTTCCGAGCCATTATGGAGCAAGCGGCTTGGCGATTGGAAGAATCAGATCAGCGAATGGTGCGGAGACCGGCAGTGGGAACCGATACGAAACTTCATTATTGCTTCGGACCTGCGCCATATATCGGGCGATACCGAGCTTTCGGAGGCGTGGGTGGACCATTTCCGCAGCTCCGTCGAGCAGCATCCGGACATCGGCCATGCCGTGCTGCGAAATACGGTCAAGCATAAGGCAACGCTGAATGTCATGGGGCGAATCGTGACGGAGCGGTTTGGAGAGCATGCCGGCGAGTTTGACGTGAAGTATGGCGTTTATATTCCGCTGGTGAACAGCATACGCACCATGGCGCTGCAGCGGGGCATCATCGAAACCTCGACGCAAAAACGCATGGAAAAGGTGATGCTGCTTGAAGGCGGGAATCTGCTGCTGGAAAGCGTGCAGCGCGCTTTTTTGACGGCGCTTCGGTTGAGAAACGATACGCCCATTCGAGTGGAGGACGGGCTGATTACGAGCAGCGGGTATATCCCGCAGGAGCAGCTCAAGAACAAAACCATGCAGTACGAGCTTCGCGATACGCTTGGAGTGGTGAGACGGGTGCACCGATCATTGCAGCGCGAGCATCGTTTTGCGGAGAGGAGAAGCCCATGA
- a CDS encoding 3'-5' exonuclease, which yields MTEPVQSNGGFWRSLRSGNINSAIASMRGAQTAQQLAFIRSQMKDNRRPEVLGTPLDELEVVVFDLETTGFNHQHGDEILSFGAIRVIGEQVIENETFHMIVNSGAPVSPFIAELTGITQQMVDAAPPLMEGLHDFMAFIGGRVLVAHAAAHDRGFLNAALWKTSKVRLTHRLLDTMMLAQRLYPEQKDYSLDELLRSSGIPVEGRHHALSDARMTARLWADYMKDIQARGQATTLGDLYVYLSEG from the coding sequence ATGACTGAACCGGTACAATCGAACGGCGGTTTCTGGAGATCGCTTCGTTCGGGTAACATCAATTCCGCCATCGCCTCCATGCGCGGGGCGCAGACGGCCCAGCAATTGGCATTCATCCGATCCCAGATGAAGGATAACCGGAGGCCGGAGGTTCTGGGCACCCCGCTGGACGAGCTGGAGGTTGTCGTGTTCGATCTGGAGACGACGGGGTTCAACCATCAGCACGGCGATGAAATACTGTCTTTCGGTGCGATCCGGGTCATCGGGGAGCAGGTGATCGAGAATGAAACCTTTCATATGATCGTGAACAGCGGTGCCCCGGTGTCTCCATTCATTGCCGAGCTTACGGGTATCACGCAGCAAATGGTTGATGCAGCCCCGCCTTTAATGGAGGGGCTGCATGATTTCATGGCCTTTATAGGGGGGAGGGTGCTTGTTGCCCATGCCGCCGCGCATGACCGGGGTTTCTTGAACGCCGCCTTGTGGAAGACCTCCAAGGTTCGATTAACGCATCGGCTGCTCGATACGATGATGCTCGCGCAGAGGTTATATCCCGAACAGAAGGATTACAGTCTGGATGAGCTGCTGCGAAGCAGCGGCATTCCGGTGGAGGGAAGGCACCATGCTCTGTCCGATGCGCGCATGACCGCCCGGCTGTGGGCCGATTACATGAAAGACATTCAGGCGCGCGGCCAGGCTACCACGCTAGGAGATTTATACGTCTATCTAAGCGAGGGGTAG
- a CDS encoding ferredoxin, translating into MAKFTWVDKDTCIACGACGATAPDIYDYDDEGLAEVIFDGDNNRGVTEIPEDMHDDMLDACDGCPTDSIRIADEPFNAE; encoded by the coding sequence ATGGCGAAGTTTACTTGGGTAGATAAAGATACCTGCATCGCATGCGGCGCATGCGGCGCAACGGCACCCGACATTTACGATTACGACGACGAAGGCCTGGCAGAAGTTATTTTCGACGGGGACAACAACCGCGGGGTAACGGAAATTCCGGAAGATATGCATGACGACATGCTGGATGCTTGCGACGGCTGCCCAACAGATTCAATTCGGATTGCAGACGAGCCGTTTAACGCAGAATAA
- a CDS encoding DNA polymerase IV, whose amino-acid sequence MGPIDDYYPASGRVILHVDMNAFYCSVHEAEEPELYRGKATAVAGSIELRKGVIVTCSYAARSLGIRTGMNVRQALRIYPDLMIIQPDFHLYRKYSNAFMNIAYAYTPLLEATSIDECYLDITGSKQFGTPLDIAREIQERIREELSLPCSVGIAPNKLLAKMASDMKKPNGLSVLRIRDVPQVLWNKPCAELFGIGSKTADKLRKLNIQTIGQLAAADESLLTSTFGVMGSWMKRAASGIDHAPVVAEREQSKSIGHTTTLPQDVTSAEEARRVLLNLSDQVARRLRRQGLVTSGIQITLRTPDMKTITRSRHLAIPTENTEDIYREACELYNRHWKQDKPLRLLGVTLQQLTAKEESAIQLDLFDYEKQPKKESLTRVMDELRNKFGESAVLTAGMLGDDPSSLIRNHKRRGTSLQMDFVRELGNDNKNTDRQDRDRD is encoded by the coding sequence GTGGGACCTATCGACGATTATTATCCGGCCAGCGGCCGCGTTATCCTGCATGTGGATATGAATGCTTTTTACTGCTCCGTGCATGAGGCGGAGGAGCCGGAGCTCTATCGTGGCAAAGCCACGGCCGTCGCAGGCAGCATCGAGCTGCGCAAAGGCGTCATCGTCACCTGCTCCTACGCGGCGAGGTCGCTGGGGATCCGCACCGGCATGAACGTGAGGCAGGCGCTGCGAATCTACCCTGACCTGATGATCATCCAGCCGGATTTCCATCTGTACCGCAAGTATTCCAATGCATTCATGAACATAGCTTATGCTTATACGCCGCTGCTGGAAGCGACTTCGATCGATGAATGTTACCTGGATATTACCGGCTCGAAGCAGTTCGGCACCCCTCTGGATATCGCTCGGGAAATCCAGGAGCGCATCCGCGAGGAGCTGTCGCTTCCGTGCTCGGTCGGCATTGCTCCCAATAAATTGCTGGCCAAGATGGCCTCGGACATGAAAAAGCCCAACGGGCTGTCCGTGCTGCGAATTCGGGACGTCCCGCAGGTGCTTTGGAACAAACCCTGCGCGGAGCTGTTCGGCATTGGGAGCAAGACGGCCGACAAGCTGCGCAAGCTGAACATCCAGACCATTGGGCAGCTGGCTGCCGCCGACGAAAGCCTGCTGACCTCGACCTTTGGCGTGATGGGGTCATGGATGAAACGAGCGGCCAGCGGCATCGATCATGCCCCGGTCGTCGCGGAGCGGGAACAAAGCAAGTCCATCGGACACACGACCACGCTCCCGCAGGATGTTACCTCGGCTGAGGAGGCCAGAAGGGTGCTGCTGAACTTAAGCGATCAGGTAGCGCGCCGCCTCCGCAGGCAGGGCTTGGTGACCAGCGGCATTCAAATTACGCTGCGCACGCCGGACATGAAGACGATCACCAGGTCGAGGCATCTTGCCATCCCGACGGAAAATACCGAGGACATCTACCGGGAAGCGTGCGAGCTGTATAACCGGCATTGGAAGCAGGACAAGCCGCTCCGTCTGCTCGGCGTCACGCTGCAGCAGCTCACGGCGAAGGAGGAATCCGCCATTCAGCTGGACCTGTTCGACTACGAGAAGCAGCCCAAGAAAGAGTCGCTGACCCGGGTGATGGACGAGCTGCGCAATAAATTCGGCGAGAGCGCGGTACTGACCGCCGGCATGCTGGGCGATGACCCATCGTCCTTAATCCGCAATCATAAGCGGAGAGGTACTTCTTTACAGATGGATTTTGTAAGGGAACTGGGGAACGATAATAAAAATACCGATCGTCAGGACCGAGATCGCGATTAG
- a CDS encoding TlpA family protein disulfide reductase, with translation MKRNIIIIVLLLIAAGAVVYNQAGDDIQAVFMQEKPLPTETGAKAGLLAPTFTLKGMDDKSYSGGGARDKAMLVNFWASWCEPCKQEAPELDKLAAEYASELEIYGVNVSKYDNAKKARQFVQDFNLQYPILLDTKGEVFEELYKGQVFPTNVLIDRNGVIQEIILGAPDPKDLRKKVAKLIN, from the coding sequence ATGAAACGTAACATCATCATTATCGTCCTGCTTCTTATCGCAGCAGGCGCTGTTGTCTATAATCAAGCCGGCGACGATATCCAGGCCGTCTTCATGCAGGAGAAGCCGCTTCCGACGGAGACGGGGGCCAAAGCCGGCCTGCTTGCCCCGACCTTTACCTTGAAGGGGATGGACGATAAGTCCTATTCCGGCGGCGGAGCGCGCGATAAGGCAATGCTTGTCAATTTCTGGGCATCCTGGTGCGAGCCGTGCAAGCAGGAGGCGCCGGAGCTCGACAAGTTGGCTGCAGAGTATGCAAGTGAGCTCGAAATCTACGGCGTGAACGTGTCCAAGTATGACAATGCGAAGAAAGCGCGTCAATTTGTTCAGGATTTTAACCTTCAATACCCGATCCTTCTCGATACGAAAGGAGAAGTGTTCGAGGAGCTGTATAAAGGGCAGGTTTTCCCGACCAACGTGCTGATCGATCGTAACGGCGTGATTCAGGAAATCATTCTGGGCGCTCCCGATCCCAAGGATCTTCGTAAAAAGGTGGCCAAGCTGATAAATTAA
- a CDS encoding M67 family metallopeptidase, with protein sequence MNPSHASLERLLLREAVKEHMSDHMHHRLPEEACGVLIGHADEASESITVTQFIPVKNTAEFPLHSFHLDPVQWTRLVLAEKGIVGLFHSHPHTTPDPSGEDLLQLQSFGGLLRVYAIASPAVPGASGLNALQLHAYKIIRSEEERESFSQLPPSSKSLPGRAFYSLAPVPFAILKE encoded by the coding sequence ATGAACCCGTCTCACGCGTCCCTAGAGCGGCTTCTGCTGCGCGAGGCCGTCAAAGAGCATATGTCGGACCATATGCATCATCGTTTGCCGGAGGAAGCTTGCGGCGTCCTTATCGGGCATGCCGATGAAGCAAGCGAGTCCATAACCGTTACGCAATTTATTCCCGTAAAAAATACAGCGGAATTTCCGCTGCATTCTTTTCATCTGGACCCCGTTCAGTGGACTCGCTTGGTATTGGCTGAAAAAGGCATCGTCGGTTTATTTCACAGTCACCCGCATACCACGCCTGACCCCTCGGGCGAGGATCTGCTTCAGCTCCAATCCTTCGGCGGGTTGCTCCGGGTGTATGCTATTGCTTCTCCTGCAGTTCCCGGCGCCTCCGGCTTAAACGCATTGCAGCTCCATGCCTACAAAATTATCCGGAGTGAGGAAGAACGCGAATCCTTCAGCCAGCTGCCGCCAAGCTCCAAGTCGCTTCCGGGAAGGGCATTTTATTCCCTTGCCCCGGTCCCTTTTGCAATTCTAAAGGAATGA
- a CDS encoding quinone-dependent dihydroorotate dehydrogenase — MLYRNIGKPIFFRLDPEKAHHLVVGGLGRASGVVGADAVMRGMYGVNETPDLAVDLFGLHFPTPVGLAAGLDKNAHAVKGFSSIGFGFMEVGTVTPKGQPGNEQPRLFRLPPDEALINRMGFNNEGAEAMAKRLSALKERRIPVAVNIGKNKATPNEKANDDYEACIQALFPYGDFFVVNISSPNTPDLRSLQHGSELSSLLEAVMNEMSRQAKIHGGEKAVLVKIAPDVSDEELEFMVDTISASGVSGIIATNTTLSRDGLTHSNAKETGGLSGKPLRNRSTEIVSRIYKQTGGSLPIIGSGGIFTARDAYDKIRAGASLVEIYTALIYEGPEVNRKLHSGLRELLARDGFSHISEAVGANHR, encoded by the coding sequence GTGCTGTACCGCAACATAGGCAAACCTATATTTTTTAGACTGGACCCCGAAAAAGCCCACCACCTTGTGGTTGGCGGCCTTGGACGTGCCTCCGGCGTGGTCGGCGCAGACGCTGTCATGCGGGGGATGTACGGTGTAAACGAAACGCCGGATTTGGCAGTGGACCTGTTCGGGCTTCATTTCCCGACGCCGGTCGGACTTGCCGCCGGATTGGACAAAAACGCTCACGCCGTCAAAGGCTTCTCCTCCATCGGCTTCGGATTTATGGAAGTAGGCACGGTAACCCCGAAGGGACAACCGGGCAATGAACAGCCGCGATTGTTCCGGCTTCCTCCGGATGAGGCGCTCATCAACCGGATGGGCTTCAATAACGAAGGGGCCGAGGCCATGGCCAAAAGGCTGTCCGCACTCAAGGAACGCCGCATTCCGGTTGCCGTCAACATCGGGAAGAACAAGGCGACGCCAAACGAGAAAGCCAACGATGATTATGAAGCTTGCATTCAAGCTTTATTTCCGTATGGCGACTTTTTTGTTGTCAACATCAGCTCGCCGAACACGCCGGATTTGCGCAGCCTTCAGCATGGAAGCGAATTGTCATCCCTGCTGGAAGCCGTCATGAACGAAATGTCGCGGCAGGCGAAGATCCATGGGGGCGAGAAGGCCGTTCTGGTGAAGATTGCGCCGGACGTGAGCGATGAGGAGCTGGAATTCATGGTGGATACGATCAGCGCCAGCGGCGTTTCCGGCATTATCGCCACGAATACGACGCTTTCGCGGGACGGCCTGACGCACAGCAACGCCAAGGAAACCGGAGGCCTGAGCGGCAAGCCGCTGCGGAACCGCTCGACGGAGATCGTGTCGCGGATCTACAAGCAAACCGGCGGTTCGCTTCCGATTATCGGATCCGGCGGAATTTTTACGGCAAGGGACGCTTATGACAAAATACGCGCAGGCGCTAGCCTGGTGGAAATTTATACAGCACTTATCTATGAAGGGCCAGAGGTGAACCGCAAGCTTCATTCCGGTCTCCGGGAGCTGCTTGCACGGGATGGCTTCAGCCATATTTCCGAAGCCGTCGGCGCTAATCATCGGTAA
- a CDS encoding GTP pyrophosphokinase — protein sequence MDVRDWGTFLLPYEQTVEELKVKFKTMRAELKKREEYAPIEFVTGRVKRISSILDKAKRLNVPMDQLETGIEDIAGIRIMCQFVEDIRRVAEYIRARKDLTVLYEKDYITNFKESGYRSFHMIIEYPVQTALGQKKVLAEIQIRTLAMNFWATIEHSLSYKYRESLPDDIRARLKKAGEAANTLDTEMSSIREDILEAQRQFEDDSNITTQVLNAIHKLYFFHLVNEAIAFQSRFNAIWQDHDMDEMKVLLDEVKELLAAAKKKVNEDEL from the coding sequence ATGGACGTTAGAGACTGGGGGACATTTTTGCTTCCGTATGAGCAGACCGTTGAGGAATTGAAGGTCAAATTCAAGACGATGCGTGCCGAACTGAAAAAAAGGGAGGAATACGCACCCATCGAATTCGTAACGGGTCGGGTCAAACGGATTTCGAGCATACTGGACAAGGCGAAACGCCTCAATGTGCCGATGGACCAGTTGGAAACCGGGATTGAGGATATCGCAGGCATTCGCATTATGTGTCAATTCGTGGAGGATATTCGGCGGGTGGCCGAATATATCCGGGCGCGGAAAGACCTGACTGTGCTATACGAGAAGGATTACATTACCAATTTCAAAGAGAGCGGCTATCGGAGCTTTCATATGATCATTGAATATCCGGTGCAAACGGCTTTGGGGCAAAAGAAGGTGCTTGCCGAAATTCAGATCCGCACGCTGGCCATGAACTTCTGGGCTACAATTGAGCATTCCCTTAGCTACAAGTACCGTGAAAGCCTGCCGGATGACATTCGGGCGCGGCTGAAGAAGGCCGGAGAAGCGGCCAATACGCTGGATACGGAAATGTCGAGCATCCGTGAGGATATTTTGGAGGCGCAGCGGCAGTTCGAGGACGATTCCAATATTACGACGCAGGTGCTGAACGCGATACACAAGCTGTACTTTTTCCATCTGGTCAATGAAGCGATCGCATTCCAGAGCCGCTTTAATGCGATATGGCAGGATCATGACATGGATGAGATGAAGGTGCTTCTGGACGAAGTGAAGGAGCTGTTGGCGGCAGCCAAGAAGAAAGTAAATGAAGATGAGCTATGA
- a CDS encoding PCYCGC motif-containing (lipo)protein translates to MNRTRAILFTFVISGMLLTACGGKESAASHQHGAASERYETTASLTVMPEFLSNYTDNTQATYATVGELEDIIKEIKCYCGCMDEETGYHDSLHRCFIAESKDGEVKWTDHGAQCGICLTELQDAKRLHDEGKSVEEIKQFIDDKYKGTES, encoded by the coding sequence ATGAACCGCACCCGCGCCATTCTCTTTACCTTCGTCATATCGGGCATGCTGCTGACCGCATGCGGCGGCAAAGAATCCGCTGCAAGCCATCAGCACGGCGCCGCTTCCGAACGATACGAGACCACGGCCAGCCTGACGGTGATGCCGGAGTTTCTGTCCAATTACACCGACAATACGCAAGCAACCTATGCCACGGTCGGAGAACTTGAGGACATTATCAAGGAAATCAAGTGCTACTGCGGCTGCATGGACGAGGAGACCGGCTATCATGATTCCCTTCACCGCTGCTTCATCGCCGAGAGCAAGGACGGCGAAGTCAAATGGACGGACCATGGTGCCCAGTGCGGCATCTGCCTGACCGAGCTGCAGGATGCAAAACGGCTCCATGACGAAGGAAAATCCGTCGAGGAAATCAAACAGTTCATCGATGACAAATATAAAGGCACCGAGTCCTGA
- a CDS encoding L,D-transpeptidase — protein MNNSLYLKRYVETHPDNKMAWYLLGKEYEQAGEQGKANYCYNKAEGVYEAFELSQVPSDIWKNYEQRLLEMEKDKERKRKRTRRLLAALVLLLLVFLPPAQAPGSATGNVAEVLFPPHEPASANALNKEKPDSRKEPLYTAVASGQGKDSAGPLSSLLQHPQQLPNWSVALGMKRSGKWLLWSRDMERLYGLHRNDQGAIAIQPYEGAAEECDCEPADSSRLKRSAGQWADLQVETAVLQEAAKQYKARHGRLPKSLDELTQPFPSNWLSGRSKAMEQMFETLMRQQSQGTGGQGQPGQPGNSLEEPGYWGTSPDGDPFFEQPLQVIIDRKRHRLAVVSGGILLRNYAVGLGGAKTPLGDFHINDKVVNPNGTTKGPYGTRGMQLSDTLYAIHGTLDVDSIGANESEGCIRMLTEDVEELFDLVPMGTVVKIREGVLPEDLWTPKERFKLKHTQGQTNPGKVYHWLD, from the coding sequence ATGAACAATTCGCTGTACCTCAAAAGATATGTGGAGACGCATCCTGATAATAAAATGGCCTGGTACCTGCTGGGCAAGGAGTATGAGCAGGCCGGCGAGCAGGGCAAGGCGAACTACTGCTACAACAAAGCCGAAGGGGTCTACGAAGCCTTTGAGCTGAGTCAGGTCCCTTCCGACATATGGAAAAATTACGAGCAGCGCTTATTGGAGATGGAGAAGGACAAAGAGCGCAAGCGAAAGAGGACCCGGCGTTTGCTAGCGGCGCTGGTGCTGCTCCTGCTGGTTTTCCTTCCGCCCGCCCAGGCGCCGGGCTCCGCTACAGGGAATGTTGCGGAAGTTTTGTTCCCGCCGCATGAGCCGGCGTCCGCCAATGCGCTCAACAAAGAGAAGCCGGATTCGCGCAAGGAACCGCTGTACACAGCCGTTGCTTCCGGCCAAGGCAAGGACTCCGCGGGTCCGCTGTCCTCATTGCTTCAGCATCCGCAGCAGCTGCCGAATTGGTCGGTTGCGCTGGGGATGAAGCGTTCGGGCAAATGGCTGCTGTGGAGCCGGGACATGGAACGGTTATACGGTCTGCATCGGAATGATCAAGGCGCGATCGCTATTCAGCCTTACGAGGGAGCAGCCGAAGAGTGCGATTGCGAGCCTGCGGACAGTTCGAGGCTTAAGCGGAGCGCGGGGCAGTGGGCCGATCTGCAGGTAGAGACGGCCGTTCTGCAGGAAGCGGCCAAACAGTATAAGGCTCGGCACGGCCGCCTGCCCAAAAGCTTGGATGAATTGACGCAACCGTTCCCGAGCAATTGGCTGTCCGGCCGCTCGAAAGCGATGGAGCAGATGTTCGAAACGTTAATGCGGCAGCAATCCCAAGGAACTGGCGGTCAGGGGCAACCGGGGCAGCCGGGGAACAGCTTGGAGGAACCTGGATATTGGGGGACTTCGCCGGACGGTGATCCCTTTTTCGAACAGCCGCTTCAGGTCATCATTGACCGGAAACGGCATCGGCTGGCCGTCGTAAGCGGCGGCATCCTGCTGCGTAATTATGCGGTCGGGCTCGGCGGAGCGAAAACGCCGCTGGGTGATTTTCATATCAACGATAAGGTAGTCAATCCGAACGGAACCACGAAGGGTCCCTACGGCACGCGGGGAATGCAGCTTTCCGATACGCTGTACGCGATACATGGGACGCTGGACGTGGACAGCATCGGCGCGAACGAATCCGAGGGCTGTATCCGTATGCTGACTGAGGATGTGGAGGAGCTGTTTGACCTGGTTCCGATGGGAACCGTCGTGAAAATAAGGGAAGGGGTCCTGCCCGAGGACCTGTGGACGCCGAAAGAGCGTTTTAAGCTCAAGCATACCCAGGGTCAGACCAACCCGGGCAAGGTGTATCACTGGCTGGATTAA
- a CDS encoding DUF309 domain-containing protein, which produces MSYEPLYVAYLVYFNRDRDYFECHEVLEELWLERDRDPRYKGLLQVAVGLFHFRNNNVRGAYKMFTSAASRLESYPRDELGISMGKLVGEVRDYAKQLLSYDVHPFPYRDLTIEIGDTELKRAVLLASERIKPNIPQRRKPERAHAK; this is translated from the coding sequence ATGAGCTATGAGCCGCTATATGTCGCTTACCTCGTCTATTTCAACCGGGACCGGGATTACTTCGAATGCCATGAGGTGTTAGAGGAGTTGTGGCTGGAGCGGGATCGCGATCCCAGGTACAAGGGGCTGCTGCAAGTGGCCGTCGGGCTCTTTCACTTCCGGAACAACAACGTACGAGGAGCATACAAGATGTTCACAAGCGCCGCCTCCCGGCTCGAAAGCTATCCCCGTGATGAACTCGGGATCTCGATGGGGAAGCTGGTAGGCGAGGTGCGGGACTACGCCAAGCAGCTGTTATCGTATGACGTTCATCCGTTCCCCTATAGGGATCTGACGATCGAAATTGGGGATACGGAGCTGAAGCGGGCGGTTTTGTTGGCATCGGAGCGGATCAAGCCGAACATTCCGCAGCGGCGCAAGCCGGAGCGGGCACATGCCAAGTAG